The Rhinolophus sinicus isolate RSC01 linkage group LG15, ASM3656204v1, whole genome shotgun sequence region TGCTTGGCCTGAGGGATCAGATGCACCCAGGCTAACCTGGGCTCTCCCATGGACCAGCTTTGTGGTTATAAACAAAGGTGCCTCTTTCtgagctcagtttccccatctatgaaatggggacaatgatGCCACCTTCAGCGATTATTGTAGGATCAAACGGGCTGGAATATGTGTCAAGTGGCTGGGGGCTTTCCAGAAGCCGAGGGTTCTGAGTCAGGGACCTCAACTCTTTTGCAGGGGTCTTTCGTCTGTGATCTGGTGCTCATCTACTTCATCAAAAAGAGCAACTTTTACCGTAACAAGAAGTATGAGGAAGCAAGGTCAGTTATGCTTCCTTCTCAGCAGTCCAAGGGGAGCCCTGTGGAGCCACCTCGGTCAGCCAACCCCTCCCTGGCTTAGGACCTTTATCCTGGGTAGATGGTGGGACTTGGGGTGCGGAGTCAGGGCTGAACATGGGGAGCTCCCCTGGAAGGGCCGAGAAGGTGGAATGTTCTGAGTACATGCTCTACAGAACTGAACTCTGCCTCAGAGCAGCCCATGGAAGAAAAGGCCACCACAAGCTGCAGGCAGGAGAACTGATTTCCAGGCCCAGACAAGTCCCAGgcctccttgggcctcagtttccctacaaAATGAGAGAACTGGTTTACATACAGTGCCTGCCAGCACTTATAGTTTAGAATTCTTCGACTTGGTGGACCTGGTGGGCTGGGATTAACGGAAGTTGGAATggtaagggaagaaaaaaatggattttttttccccatgcagGAGCCTATTTCCAGGCTTGCTTGGGCTGTGGGCTtggcggggtgtgtgtgtgggtgtattcAGAGCACAGCATGAGTGGGCAATCCTGACATCTGTGGGTagacaggaaggggaaggggctCTGGCCCAGCCCTTGGGAAGACTTTCTGGAGGAGCTGGGATTCGAATGGGGAATTGCAGGGGTAGGCTCGGGATAGGAACTGGGGTGCTCCATCAGCCCGACCACATCCTAGGACAGCAGGTGGACGGTCGGTGGAGTCATTCAACTGGCTTGAACCCCAGCCCTGGTTTATAGtctgagccctgagccctgaCCTTGTCTCAGACTGAGCCCTGAGCACACCAGCTGCCCCAACTGAATTGTGGGATGAAAAGGGGCGCCCCCTGCAGAGCGAGTGGTTCTGCAGAGCCTGCCCCCACCAGTCCTGGAGGGAGGCCAGGCTGCATAGGCCAGGGTTAGTGCCAAGTCCTGCCCAGGTCCTTGCCCTGTCGGCGGAGCCCTTGCAGGAGGTCAGGGCCCCAGAGGGTGAGATGCAGTGAAAAGGCCTGGGCTGCTGGGCACAGGATGAAGGTGGTGGCCAAAAGGAGGATGGCTGCGTGTGCTGGCGTCTCCTGGAGCAGACTACTGGGTCCCTGCTCTGTGGTGACCTGGTCACAGCAGGATGTCCAGGACTCAGCAGAGCTCATCCAAGCTGgcctctgggggagggggtgtagCTCCCCAGTCTCCTAAGTGACCACAAAGCAGTCGGCTTGCTGTGCTAAGGCAGCGTTAATAGTACTGTCATTTACTCAGGCTTACTCTCTGCCTGGCACTGCTATGAGCAATTTGTACATGTGAACTCATTTCTGCAACTTGAATAAGGTGGGCACTAATATTCTCTATTCTattaatgaggaaactaaggcacagaaaggttaagtaacttgcccaatgggtcacacagctaataaatggcagagttggGGTTTGAAGCCAGGCAGTGTGTCTCTAGAATCCAGTTCTCCATTAAGTTTTTCTGCTTTATCAAGCACCCCCATTTTCCCATTCCCCACAGCAGATGCCTTCCCTAAACACCTCCCGATGAGGACATTCTGGGGCTGCCCTAGCCTCAGGAGGCTGGTGGCTGTGCTGACAGGTAGCCTTCCCTGGGCCACTGTCCTGGGCAGCCTGGCTTGTTCTGCAGATGACACCTCAAAACTGAGTCAGGAGGCAGCCTTCAGGCCCAACCCACCTCTGCCTgcctgtgtgcccttgggcaggaGCCTGGCCCTTTCTGGGCCCATTCTCCCTTTTTTTCCCAGTGTGGGTTTCACGCAGGAGCCCCTGCTGCTCAGTCAGGCTAGGCTTCTGTGACTCTTCTCTTGCAAAGCACATCCCAGGAGGCATTCCCTGGCCTGGGGTGGACTTTCCTCCGGCCCCCAGCTTTCATTCTTTGCTGACTCAGGGCTTGGCCACCTCCCAGCAGCCCCTATGTGCTCCCTGAGCTGATGGTCACTTCTTGGGTGCTCACCTGAGCTCCTCAGCCTGTGAGAGGGAAGAATGGCCCCCCTGCTGGTCTCAGTGCAGCCTCACCTGTCATTGTGGGAGGCTCCAGGCACTACCAGGAGGCTGCCGCCGCTCATTGCTGGGATGGTGCCAGTATCTCCACATGTCTGGGCTGCGGCCAGGGCCTCCACACACTGCCCCTCCCTGCCAGTCCTCTGACTGCCTTCAGTGCTGCCAGTGAGAGGCTGCTGTGGGTGGAGTCTGCCTGTAGGGAGGCTGCCCTGTCCACAGCGTTCCCAACCATCCTCTGTGCCCTCGGtgtgccctcctcccacccccacacaggtCCGGCCATGTGGGGAATGGAAAAGTGAGTGTGGAGCAGCTGCAGGACCTGCAGACGGTGGAGGCGTAGCCAGAGGCGTTGGCTGAAAGCAGATCTGGTGACGATGTTGGGGGCAGAACTGCCCGCAGCTCTGGACTGGGAAACCATCCTTATATCTGCATAGGACAGGTGCTTCCAGGCATGGCCATCTCTTCTGCATTTTGGGATCTTTCTACAAGCTTTTtgttgtgtgtgggggaggggaacctCCCAATGCCAGAGTGGCTCAGCTCTAGAAGCGGAGACCCTGGAGAGGGAAGGGGGCAGGCCAGGGGCCTGAGGGACCctagtgttttcagttttttctgaGAACCTAGTtggatattcattcattcattcatgcagtaaacatttttttgctgTGGGCTGGGTCCTATCCAAGAGATGCTTAAATGAGACACTGACCTGGTCCTCAGGGAGGAGAGCACACATGCAATTCCCTCCAGAGCCAACAGACATCACAGCCAGGCTCAGCCACTCTAGCCTTCCTCCGGCATCAAGCTAAGACTTGCACAAATCCTTGCAGAGAATGATGGCTCCTCAAAGAAAGAATGTGGCCAACATCCAAGGGGACATTTTGGACTCACCCCTAGGGATTCAATTTAAAGGTGGCTAAGGAGGCAACCAGGGGAGGGCTGTACCCGTCAGGAGGCAGCTGGCCCTTGAGGGGAGAGGCAGCCTCCGAGGGCTTCTGGGAAAGGTGGGTaagaggaggcagggaggctcTGCTCCAGTCTGACTCACCCACCTCGGGAGGCTCTGGGCATAGCGTCTCATCCAGATGGGGGACCGTGGCCTGTGGTTTGGCTCTGGCAGCTCTGTGGGGTTGGGTGGCCCTGCCCagcttccctctctctcctccaaggCTAGAGTTGAAGCGCCAAGGCAATGATGCTCACTCAGCAGGTAGAAGCAGGGTCGTTAGGCCCAAACTGTTAGGGAGTCCctcgccccctcccccatctttctCCACTCTCCCTGGAGGACTCCACTGCTTCCCTCCCTTAGCGGCTCCAAAGCTGGTCCGTGAATCACAGCATCTGCATCATTTGGGAACTTGTTAGATGTGCAGTCACGGCCCCTCCCTTGTTCTCCTAAATCAGAGCTTGAGTTTCAACAAGACTCCCAGGTGATGGTTCACGTTTGTGAAGCATCGGTTGAGGGGATCAGCAAAGCTGGTTCTGAGGGAGGCAATGACCACCTGTGGTGGGTGGTGCCAATTTCTAGGTCAGACTTACCTTCTACCTTGAGACTGAGAggatgcccctcccccacctcccacccccgccccagggaAAAGAGCATCACACtcaatttattgaaatgaaaatattttgactagataatatttatatgattcaaaatttaaaaggtacaaaAGAATAGACAGTGAAGAGCTCCCCTCCCACTCCTGTTCCCCAAGGCAGCCTGTTACTGATTCCAAAACAACTTCTCGTGTTTTGCTGAGAATCCACTTAGTTACTCACTCACTCTCTCAGGAAATCAACTTTTCCCGGTGCCTGCAACGCCAGACCAAGTCTCTGCCAGAAAGGGACACGAGGGGATAGGCTTAAAGCCTGGGTTGGGGGCCTATTAACCCGCTTCTCCCTCTCCCAGTGTCTGAGGAGTCCCTGTGGAAACCCAAGGGGACAGATCAAGAAGTCACTGTGAGAGCCTCCCAGGCAGCAAAGACCTAGCAAGCCCCAGTGCTATTTGCATAGCTGCCAGGTCACGCTAGGGAGTGTCCTCTTTGGAAGGCTCTTTGGGCCTCCTTTAAGTCAGAGGAGCCTTGTTCTCCACTGGGTACAGAGGAGGTAAGCATCCTTGCCCTGGAGCTTttggaggtgtggggacagagtcccagagagcagtttccaggctctcggcctcacatggaaaggtgctggcttgtgtagtagatggtcatcagctgtgactagttggccatcagctgttaccggttagccattagccactgatatatgTGCTGCGGCTACACTACCAAGCGCAGATTGTGGATTTCGGATTGCAGAAAGgcgcggattacagttagcaagtgacgtaggcaggcagaaaagcggattgtaggtcatgtggctcctgcttcctgtgtctccaacccagccgccagcgagactatagtggtatgactcccctatctatggctccgtgggtgttcctttttggcctcaccatgtcctgcgttcttatgtggggagcgggaccagagaccccgcatgacaccctgcgtgacagaGGGTCAGAAGGGGACTGAAAGGTCTCTGGTGAGGCTTCACCACTGGGGCAGAGGGTCATGGTCCCCAGAACAGGAAACAACCAGCTTCCTCACCTTGGGTTGCCTGGTAACCAGTCAACAAGCCCACCGTGCTGtctaaataaagtgaaaaatcgGGGTGATCCATTATGGTGTTTCACTTCTTCAGTAAAGCAAACCCTTGGATTGCATAATTTAgcatgttatttttatgtttggaaGGAAGTAAAAAGGGCAGGGGTCACGGCTCCTCAGGAGGTGGTCTGGTTTCTTTGAAGCTGTTTTTGGAATTGCTTGGCAGCAGCCATGAAACCTAGGCACAAttgtactatttattttatattggaatgaaaatgtcttcctACTCTGTTCCTTCATagttgaatatttattgaatacctattgTGTCAGGTGTGGGACTAAATGCTGGTGACATAGTGGCAGGCAACACAAGCAGTTCTGTCAGAGTGCTTCCACTCGGGGGAGCTGAACCTTAACTAGTGGTCACACATACCGTCACAGACTGAATTTTCAGTGGAGTAGCCAGAGCTTTCCCCAAGAAAGtgacaaataaattgaaattcgAAAGGGTAGTAACAgtctaactaccgtgtttccccgaaaataagacctagcaagacaATCAGgtctattatattaatttttgctccaaaagacgcattcgagctgattgtctggctaggtcttattttcggggaaacggtaggCGATGGAGGAAGCATTCCAGGTAAGGGAACCAAAACTGTAAGAGTAACGCCTTGACATGAGGAGCAACCGAGGAACTGGAGGAAGACAGTGTGACTGGAGCTGGTTTTGTGAGGCTTTCTTTTCATCGACTTAACTTTTAAGTAAGAAGTCCAAGATCCCATGAATTGTCTATGCTTATGCTCAGGCCCTGGCCTAAAGCCATCTACCTAGTATTTACCTAATGAATGAGTTATTCCATGCTTTGGGAATATGATGCTGATCAAAGGTAAATTTGTAAATTGGGTGATATCAATATGACATCATGGGGACCAGCCACTAAAGAGCCAACTGCCCTCTACTCCTGACGCAGGGGCCACCAGGACTGCCAGTCACAGATGCCTTTTGCCCGCGTCACCCCATCAGTTCTTTCTTCTCAGTGGCTGACTGCCCCAGTGGGGGACCAGTTGAGGGAGGAATGTGACTTCCTCTAGGTGTCTCTGAACACCCAGCTAAGGACTCGAGGACCCTGCAGTCCCTAGATCACCCCACTTGGAATGGCGTCGTGCATATCTGGAAAAGGGCTCCACTTGGTTCCAACCCACCCCCCTCTACCCAAGTGATGCAACTTTCTTCAGAACATACTCTTCCGTGGACACCAGAATGGTCTTTCCAAAAGACACACCTTTCTTCCAGCTGTTTGTTTCCCCTTAGGCCACGACACAGAATTAAAGGGGGGTAGGATGGCAAACATTTTCTGGGACCTGCCCAATATATgtattctttgatatttttatttggttataaAGCAATAAAAGTATTAACTTTAAATGtgtcatgatttttttccccttcatgtCTTCATGGTCACCCGTTTTAGAGGAAAATGTAAGGAGAAAGTGAGACCAAAAGAGGCAGACACAGAAACAATTAGTGAGCAATATATTACATTCCTTATTATCTTGCAAAgaaattctaatgaaaataagGAAACTCTTTAAATGAGCAAACATTAAAAGACTAGGAAGGCACTGGTAAAACTGGCACTTTTCATTCAATGAATAATCTGATAAAACTCTGAAAAGCATTTGGAATTAAGTTTTTAATGTTCTGCTCTGGCTTATTAAATTCCCTTAGAACAATATAGATGTGAAGACACTCAAtgcaacattttttataatagtgAACATTTCAATCAACCTTACTGCCTAATGAGGAATGGATAAGTAAATCAGCTCATTTATCTCCCCACACCTAAGGAGGACCcactgtttcttcctctttagTCCACATCAGCAGTGAGCCCTCCTTTCCCACTCAGAGAAGACCCTGAGAAAGGGTTGGGGGAGGTTGGCAGAGGCGCTGTAAACCGAGAATGAACATCTTCAGTGGTGGTCAGAGAAAGGGTTCAGAAGTCATTGGAAGAGGGAGGCAAAGCTGTGGCCTGAGCTGCTTCTGGGCTTTGTGTGCAAGCACAGTCTAGAAGCCAAAATGGGATTTAGGAGGCATGGGTCCCAAATCCACTTCCCTCATTTCGCCATGGGCCACCTACTATCTGTAAAAAGGGACTTGGATTCAAGCTTTCAGGTCCCCTTCTGATCTAAaactgattctttaaaaaaaaatccaaatctgaTCACGTAACTCCTGACTAAAACTTGCAAGGTCTCCCCGAGTAGTTTTGAAGTCTTCCCCCAGTTGCTCTTAGAGTCAAGGCCAAACTCCCCACCGTGGGGCTTCCATGATTTATCTGGTCCAGGTCTACCCCATGGCCTCTTTAACCCTCCAGAAACAGGCCAAACTCCTTTCTGCCCAATGGCCCTCACACATGTGATTTCTTGCAAGTACCTCCCTCCACACTTGGCTGTTATTCAACCTTTGGGTCTCTAATGTTATTTCCTCAAAGAAACCTTTCTTGAACTCCACCTCCCAACCTGGGTTCAGTTTGGGGTTCCTATGTACTCTCTTCATGGCACTtaccattatttaaatatttctgaaattaggTAATGCTGGTCTTCCCAGTTAGCCTATAAATTTCATGAGGAACATGTTCATTACTATAACACAGTATTAATTTCTcaattaaaatgtgcattttattgAAAGAGAACCCTCCTGACAAGAAGGGATCACTGATTAGCATAGAGACAGGCAGTTACACTCTAAACAAGCCCAAAGTTTAGCTTAAAAAGTCCAATCTATTTAATCATTAGACATATTCTAGAAAAGAgcttgaatttatttatattttaatgggaTGACAGCTAGCTGTAACTTGGTGCAATGGAACTGAAATGACACCATTCATACCAGAAAGCAGTGGTTAATGGGAGGGGAGGCTGGACTCTGAAAAGGTACACTCAGCCAATACAGCCAGAGCAATTAAGagacctgaatttgaatcctggctctgccttttccGAGCTGTGCCTCCTCTGCAGCCTTAGGTTCATTAATGGGGGACAATAATCACGTTGATTCCATTCCGTAAGGATATTGCTAGAATTCAATGAGTTAATGGGTTTAAAAGGTACAaggcacaatgcctggcatatagggCGCACTTAATAAATATGAACTGTTATTAGTTCTTAGGATGTTAACAATAAGTCTCTCCGTATTTAGGCCCTAGTGCAAATGCAAGGAAATTACAAGGCTCAGTCCCAGCTCTCCAGGAGTCAAAACTTGGCGACTTTGCACCCACGATAGACAAGGGGTATGCGTTAAGGTAGGAAAAAACTCCGTAAAGCGTCTCACGCTTCATTTAATCTGAAGAACATTACAGGCTCCTCGTCTTCAGATATAAGTTACTGATAACGTTACAGAACAAGCAGCgaattcaacaatttaaaaactaagtaAGTCTACACGTCGTTAATTTCTGGCAACAGTCTTCCCaatctggttttttaaaaaagtcatccCTGCCCCCATTTCAGTAGACGTGCACCATGCCGTAGAGGAATGTCCAGAATAGGACGTAGGTGAAGAGGCCTCCGACGAGACCTCCTGTAAAGAGAGGTCTTcgtgatttaaaatatttgttccacCTCCTTCCCGCTTTGAGAATTAAGAGCAGGGAGAGCAGGATGGAGGCCAGCAGGTAGAAGATGAAGCCGTAGAGGCCGGTGAGGCCGAGGATTCCGGCCGTGGCCCCCGACAGCGCTGACACTGAGGTCCGGCAGTAATCCAGGACCGCGGCGTTGCCCCGCACGGCTGCCTCGCTGATGAACGGCGGCCCTTCCCGCTTGGCCACCACAGCGGCCATCGCACCCGCCGGGGCTCAGCGTCTGCTTTCTCGCGGAGCTGCGGAGAAAACTAAGTTACAAGTGCTGCCTGGAGCTTGAAGAGTTAGGTTCACGCCGCCCCTCCCCCTGGGGCTTCCAAATCCTCGCACCACTCCTGGGTCTCGAACCTTCAAAAGACGCTGAGAAGAAGGCTGAGGGCTCGCGCAAGCCCGGGGTGCGTGGGAGCGGCAGCACGCCTGCATTCCCCGCCCAGGCTCGCCCGGTTACCTGGAACACAGCGATGGACACAGTCACTTGGCGTTCCCTCAGACAGACAGGGATAGAGACTCCCGCGGCGCCATCTTGCTCTGGAGGCTGCTGGGAGGGCCCAGGCTGTGCATGCGCCGAGACCTCGCTTCCGCCCTCTAGCGCATGCGCCGCTGGAGTCTCAAGCACGCTCCACCCCTCTGCCCGCTTTACTACGCACGCACAGGGACTTCCGAAAGCCGAACAGCGCTCCAGCGGTTGATTGGCTGGGGATTTGTTAACTATTCATGAGGGGGCGGGTCGAACCGGGCGGCCTTTGTTAACCAGAGGGCGCGGCCGCCGGGATTTTCGCTGAGGGCTTCGCTGAGCGGTATttggttgccagattggggtcGAGATGTCCTACATCCCGGGCCAGCCGGTCACTGCCGTGGTGGTGAGTACGCTCGCGCGGGCTCCTCCTCGTCTTGGCTTGCTCCCACTTTGCAGAGCGGTAAACTGACACCCCAAACAGGGTGACAAAGCGTCCAACCGGGGTCTTCTGCAGACCCTGCGGCCAGGGCTCCAGTCCCCGGTACCACCGCGGTCTCCCCAGCCATGCAACAGAAGGCTGGGACCAAGAGCCTCCTGAGACCCTGGACCGAGGCCAGACTCCGTGCACTGCCGCGTTGGACTCCTTTCAGCCGGTCGGGGCGGGGAACACCGAGGAGAAAGGCCCGGTTgtaggagtctgggaaagcgcccAGGGCTTTCCTGGGCCTGTGATCCCAGCTGGGCAGCCGCGGGGGGCGGGCGCCGACCAGGACATCCGTGAGTTGCAGCCTTTGGAATGAGGAAGTGCTTCCTCTACTCCAGTCGGCGCCGCCGCCCTGACGGAGATTTGAGGAGGGAGATTTGAGGAGGTGGCCGGGGCCTGAGTAGCAGCCCCTTACCCCTCCCCCCGTCCAGCCTTGCTTCCTCGGATTCACTCCTCGCCCGGTCCAGAGTGAAGAAGGCTCACAAAGGTGACTCAGTCCTGCTTGGAACTTTCCCTGTATCCCTAGCCCTTGGGGTAAAGTCCAGGTCCCCTGCCTGGCATTTGGGGCCTGAGGTGACCCTTTGGGACCCCTGCTCTCCCCGCCCGGCCCTTGGCTTGTCTTGGGTGTCAGGTGCTATTAGAATaagcagagggaggagaggaagctgGGACGTGAGACCCAGACGCCAGTGCCACAGCTGAATGGGGCCTGGAGGCCAGCTCCGCTGCGGGAGGTGGGGAAAGTGAGTCCCAGAGAGATCTGATCATGGCCAGCCATGTAAAGAAGCCCTCAGGAAGAACCCAGATCTCTAAGAAATGCCTGCTGGGCAGGCAGTGGATCAGGTGGAAGTCCCAGCGGAGGAGTCATGGGACTGGCCGTGTTATCTCAGATGGGTGTGCTGGGACCTCAAGCAATCAGCTGGTGGGTGTGACGCCACTGATAAGGCTGGCATGTGAGGGTGAGCTTAGCACCAGGTCAGGCCTGGGCTAGGCGGAAACATTGCTGGACTTGCTGACAGGTCCTAAGTGTCACCCTGGCTGCACCAGCCTCACATTTCCACAGCCCTAACTGCCCCAGAGAGAAGGGGCCAGGTTTGCTCCTTAGCTGGATAAAAAGGGGTACAGGGGAGGAGCCAGTCAGGGGGCAGTAACCTGCCTGACCTCACCCAACAAGTCAGTGTCAGGGCCTTGTCTCCCAGCCCAAGGGCCCAAACTCTTTCTGACCTTAAAGGTGGGTCAAAAGTGTGCAAAGCTATGTGTTGGAAAAGGTGGAGCAGGCCTGGAGGAGCTCAATGTTTGGGCTTGAAGACCTAGCTCCAGTGGGCCTCGGGCCATGCATCCTGTGCATCCTGCCCCCCGTTTTGTGTTACAGCTGGTCCCTGGGCCTTCTTCTAAGCTGTAGGACCATGACCTCCCAACACATGTCTGAACATGGGCGGTGGGTCTGGCCTCTCCCTCGTGTCTTGGACTGGGGAGGAGGTAGGGAAGCCTTACTCCCTGGCCCCCGTCCTCTCCCATGTAGTTAACACCTTGAGAATGTTTTACCATTTTGGCCTCTCCGAACTCTGGCTCCATGGGCCCGTCTGCCTTCTGGGTACCTGCCTGGATGGCTCCTGGCACTCAAACTCAACATGGCCTTCTCCTCCAGGGTCTCCATCGGAGAGATGGTTGTGTTCAGCCAGGACAGGTGGCCAAATGCGGCCATTGACTCCTCTGCCATGAGCAGTCCCCAAGTCTGTTGATGTCACTTTTCAAATAGCTCATGTCCTTGTCTCTGCATCCCATCTCTGGGAGAGGTCTGCTCCCATACTGACTGCCTGAGTGGTCATTCTAACATCAAACCTGACCATGCTCCTTAGCTGGATAAAAAGGGAGAACCCTGGGACTCTCTTCTGCCTCCTACACAGCACACGAGCAGGACCTGGGGCTTAGGGAGAAGCCCCCTCCCTTGGGGCCAGTCTCCTGGGCTTGTATTTCACGGCcttcctgatctggccccagccTCATACTGTCAGCCTCATCTCACCTCCCAGTTACGGTCCTACGCTGTATACTCTGGTCTCACGGACAAACACCCACAACACCTTTAAGCCTCTGCTCCTGTTCCCTTGACAAGGACAGCCCTTCATCTCCTTCCTCTGTGTTTGATCTTCTCCGCTTTTCCTGAGCGTCTCCTGTCTTGCCCTTGAACTGCCTCAGCAAGATgcctacatttttttccccccggGGCCTGACACCTCCTGCCTTGTGTGTTCCCTCTCCTGGGacagagaccccccccccccatccataGCAGCCACAGCAGCCTGGCTCTTGGGCTAGGAGGGGCTTAGAGCACATATTGACTAAGGCTGGTGCCTGACACAGAGAAGGGGGGAGAGGCTGGGACGGGGTTGTGTGGGTGGGTTGATGTGGCTGAGTTCCGAGTCTCAACTCCCCAGCTTCCAGGCTGGTGACCAGCTGGATTTCTTCAGAGGGCCCTGAGCACGACCCTCTTGGCACGGCTGAGCTGTCCCAGCAGCCTGAGACTGCTGTGGGAGACAAAGACCAGATTTGTTCTCCAcatacccacccacccccaactcatttttttctttgtcagcaAAGAGTGGAAATTCACAAGCTGCGTCAAGGTGAGAACTTAATCCTGGGTTTCAGCATTGGAGGTGGAATTGACCAGGATCCCTCCCAGAATCCTTTCTCGGAAGATAAGACGGACAAGGTGAGGGGGTCCAGGGTCCTGGGGCCTCTCCATGGGGCACAGAGGCCTGAGATGGTgggcctctgcttcctgggcCTTTGTGGAAGGAGCAGACCTCAACTCTTTCAAACAGTCCTCTCTAAGAAGGTCCACGAAATGGTCTGGTGGGAATAagtaggggtggggatgaggatgGGCGTCCCAGCTCTAGGAAGTCCTGGTCAGATACAGCCCAGGGGCAGCAGGGACTGAGCATCTGTGGGGCTGTCTCCGTGGTGGTCTCGGCACACCCTGTGCTGGGGGACGCTCGGTGCAGGGAGTCTGCTATGCTGGGCTTCGCTCTGTGGATAAGGGGCCAACCCAGTGAACCCAGAGCTTGACCTGGGCT contains the following coding sequences:
- the EMC6 gene encoding ER membrane protein complex subunit 6 produces the protein MAAVVAKREGPPFISEAAVRGNAAVLDYCRTSVSALSGATAGILGLTGLYGFIFYLLASILLSLLLILKAGRRWNKYFKSRRPLFTGGLVGGLFTYVLFWTFLYGMVHVY